The Allorhizobium ampelinum S4 genome has a segment encoding these proteins:
- a CDS encoding UbiD family decarboxylase: MMAVLQKQGELLIVDEEIDPVYDLSALLSLTHETHAVRINKVKGSAFPVFGNLLSSLDRIALALDVPRASIQSTLLASVQKPVAPVVVENAPVQQQRFEEGVLARLPVPTFFDKETGPYISAGMMIARDPETGLGNASYARLKILSPTEALIGIAPNHHLAIMARKAADKGEALPFAVVLGAHPAIQLAACLYLGLGDDEMHCAGALLGEPVRMARCYNSDILVPAEAEIVIEGHIHANTPIVEGLVSEYHGMYEDYGSGVLATFESMSAREDAMFQVILPGYHAEHIYIAAVPIAVSLKAQLARVILNVGEVAVTASGCGRTNVVVQIDKPRPGQARRAMAICWGAVSIVKSVTVVDSDVDPWDINAVELAKSTRMRVDRDILIIPGMTADRSEPQEEAGMVAKIGYDATCKAGDRKEGYDKALPPQASYERMSRVIAAIKPEGAV, translated from the coding sequence ATGATGGCTGTGTTGCAAAAGCAGGGCGAGTTGCTCATTGTCGATGAAGAAATCGATCCCGTTTATGATCTTTCGGCCCTGCTGTCTTTGACACACGAAACACATGCGGTTCGCATCAACAAGGTCAAGGGATCGGCGTTTCCGGTGTTTGGCAACCTTCTCTCAAGCCTTGATCGTATTGCGCTGGCGCTGGATGTTCCACGCGCATCGATCCAGTCCACCTTACTGGCGTCGGTGCAAAAGCCGGTTGCGCCGGTCGTTGTGGAAAATGCTCCTGTTCAGCAGCAGCGTTTTGAAGAGGGTGTGTTGGCGCGCCTGCCTGTTCCGACGTTTTTCGACAAGGAAACCGGCCCCTATATCAGCGCGGGCATGATGATTGCCCGTGATCCGGAAACGGGCCTTGGTAATGCCTCTTACGCACGCCTGAAAATCCTGAGCCCAACGGAAGCGTTGATTGGCATTGCCCCCAACCATCATCTGGCCATCATGGCCCGCAAGGCTGCGGACAAGGGTGAAGCCCTTCCGTTTGCCGTAGTTTTGGGTGCTCATCCGGCCATCCAGCTGGCCGCCTGTCTCTATTTGGGTCTTGGAGATGACGAGATGCATTGCGCCGGTGCGCTGCTGGGTGAGCCGGTGCGCATGGCCCGTTGCTACAACAGTGATATTCTGGTGCCTGCTGAGGCCGAGATTGTTATTGAAGGGCATATCCATGCCAATACGCCGATTGTCGAGGGACTGGTCTCTGAATATCACGGCATGTACGAGGATTATGGCAGCGGCGTGCTGGCAACGTTTGAGAGCATGTCAGCCCGCGAGGATGCGATGTTTCAGGTGATTTTGCCCGGTTATCACGCTGAGCACATTTATATTGCCGCCGTTCCCATCGCCGTCAGCCTCAAGGCCCAACTTGCCCGCGTGATCCTCAATGTCGGTGAAGTGGCGGTGACTGCCTCTGGGTGCGGCCGTACCAATGTTGTGGTGCAGATCGACAAGCCGCGTCCTGGGCAAGCCCGACGCGCCATGGCCATCTGCTGGGGTGCGGTTTCTATCGTAAAATCCGTGACGGTGGTTGATAGCGATGTTGACCCCTGGGACATCAACGCCGTTGAACTGGCGAAATCCACCCGTATGCGGGTGGATCGGGATATTCTGATCATTCCGGGCATGACTGCGGATCGTTCCGAGCCGCAGGAAGAGGCAGGCATGGTGGCCAAGATTGGCTATGATGCCACCTGCAAAGCCGGAGACCGCAAGGAAGGCTATGACAAGGCATTGCCGCCGCAAGCGTCTTATGAGCGCATGAGCCGTGTGATTGCGGCGATCAAGCCGGAGGGCGCGGTTTGA
- a CDS encoding UbiX family flavin prenyltransferase: MKRLIVAITGASGACYGVRALEMLRDIDGIESHLIISPAGLRTAIEEEAVESADQIRQLADVVHSHKDIGASIASGSFRAQGMLVAPCSIKTLSSIVHCYNDDLITRAADVCLKERRRVVLMVRETPLHAGHIALMDQATRNGAIIMPPVPGFYTQPKTLADLVSQTVGRALDLFDIDHPSVRRWKQEGDT; this comes from the coding sequence TTGAAACGCCTGATCGTTGCGATAACCGGGGCATCGGGTGCCTGTTATGGTGTACGTGCGCTGGAGATGCTCCGCGACATCGATGGCATTGAGAGCCATCTGATTATCTCGCCCGCAGGACTACGCACGGCGATTGAAGAAGAGGCGGTGGAAAGCGCTGATCAAATCCGTCAACTCGCCGATGTGGTGCATAGCCATAAGGACATCGGGGCCTCTATCGCCTCGGGTTCGTTTCGGGCGCAAGGCATGCTGGTGGCACCTTGCTCGATCAAGACACTGAGCAGTATTGTCCATTGTTACAACGATGATCTCATTACCCGCGCCGCAGATGTCTGCCTCAAGGAAAGGCGGCGCGTTGTGTTGATGGTGCGCGAAACGCCCTTGCATGCCGGGCATATCGCGTTGATGGATCAGGCGACTCGCAACGGTGCGATTATCATGCCGCCGGTGCCGGGTTTCTACACCCAGCCCAAAACACTGGCTGATCTTGTCAGCCAGACCGTTGGCCGAGCACTTGATCTCTTTGACATTGACCACCCGTCCGTCCGTCGCTGGAAGCAGGAGGGTGATACTTGA
- a CDS encoding ABC transporter substrate-binding protein — MANILKNCENIASRSVRAITVTLALLGASAAIYGTSIQSAVAEEQPVKGGEMTIINGSDIKSWDPAIIGGTYPGGPMDMLDAIYGFLVYVDVDGKVQGGMAKSLTSADAKVWTLTLRDGVKFTDGGSYDAEAVKFNWERQAMPDTLSPSQGFVASWIGGVKIVDPLTLEITLPKPDRNFGSSLAQLAPFIASPQALKAAKTKTDIKPVGAGAFVLDSWNQGVSMSMKRNPQYWDQPRPYLDTLKFAIIPETNSRIATVVQGGATMMAGYPYQFGSNAKAAGVTTHEIPIPGLYRAYFNQKSGAFTDQRAREAFYEAINPSKLMQAYTQVSGYDIPTNYFTKSSPFYDPTYKLPTYNPKHAQELFDQLAKDGKPFNIKLVTYSNSDLKRLASYLQQALSAYDNVTVNLQLVDQAMLSPTCKGQMNFDFCVDGGVLVANGAEPIISNLLNSNGNDNWGKYNSIDMDKELAEANATMDAAAVKAAYAKVQKRVATDLPLYIFGAETRFLLLRDTTGGIVPSNGGILQKQYLYVCKDACASKTAK, encoded by the coding sequence ATGGCTAATATATTGAAAAATTGCGAAAATATCGCATCCAGATCTGTGCGCGCTATTACCGTTACACTCGCTTTGCTTGGGGCAAGTGCAGCAATTTACGGCACCAGCATCCAATCCGCCGTCGCTGAAGAGCAACCCGTCAAGGGTGGCGAAATGACCATTATCAATGGTTCGGACATCAAAAGCTGGGACCCGGCCATTATTGGCGGCACCTATCCGGGTGGCCCCATGGATATGCTGGACGCCATCTATGGCTTTCTGGTCTATGTGGACGTGGATGGCAAGGTGCAGGGTGGCATGGCCAAGAGCCTGACCAGCGCGGATGCCAAGGTGTGGACACTGACATTGCGCGACGGTGTGAAGTTTACCGATGGTGGCTCTTACGATGCCGAGGCGGTAAAATTCAACTGGGAGCGTCAGGCCATGCCCGACACTCTTTCACCTTCGCAAGGCTTTGTCGCCTCGTGGATTGGTGGTGTGAAGATTGTTGATCCTTTGACACTTGAGATCACACTGCCGAAGCCGGATCGCAATTTTGGCTCATCGCTGGCACAGCTCGCCCCCTTCATTGCCTCGCCGCAAGCGCTGAAAGCCGCCAAGACCAAAACCGATATCAAACCGGTTGGGGCCGGTGCCTTTGTGCTGGATAGCTGGAACCAGGGCGTTTCGATGAGCATGAAGCGCAACCCGCAATACTGGGATCAACCGCGCCCCTATCTCGACACGTTGAAATTTGCCATCATCCCCGAGACCAACAGCCGCATCGCCACCGTGGTTCAGGGTGGAGCAACGATGATGGCGGGTTATCCCTATCAGTTCGGATCAAACGCCAAGGCCGCAGGCGTTACCACTCATGAAATTCCAATCCCCGGTCTCTATCGCGCATACTTTAACCAGAAGAGTGGTGCCTTCACCGACCAGCGGGCGCGTGAAGCTTTCTACGAGGCGATCAATCCGTCTAAGTTGATGCAGGCCTATACACAGGTCAGCGGTTACGACATTCCGACCAATTATTTCACGAAGTCGTCGCCCTTTTATGATCCGACCTATAAACTCCCAACCTACAATCCCAAACACGCTCAGGAATTGTTCGACCAGCTCGCCAAGGATGGCAAGCCATTCAACATCAAGCTTGTGACCTATTCCAACTCGGATTTGAAACGTCTGGCCTCCTACCTGCAACAGGCTTTGAGTGCCTATGATAACGTTACGGTCAATCTTCAGCTGGTTGATCAGGCCATGCTCAGCCCGACCTGTAAGGGGCAGATGAATTTCGATTTCTGCGTCGATGGCGGCGTGCTGGTGGCCAATGGTGCAGAGCCGATCATTTCCAATCTTCTCAACTCAAACGGCAACGACAATTGGGGCAAATACAATAGCATCGATATGGATAAAGAGCTGGCAGAAGCCAACGCCACCATGGACGCGGCTGCGGTAAAGGCGGCCTATGCCAAGGTGCAAAAGCGCGTTGCCACAGACCTTCCGCTTTACATTTTCGGTGCCGAGACTCGCTTCCTGCTGCTGCGCGATACCACAGGCGGCATCGTGCCCTCCAACGGCGGCATTTTGCAGAAACAATACCTCTACGTCTGCAAGGACGCCTGCGCGTCAAAAACCGCGAAGTAA
- a CDS encoding isocitrate lyase/PEP mutase family protein yields the protein MFDKRPRTTFRELFSKEQVFTPCVWDCYSAKAAEMAGFKAILLSGASLGFSMSGVPDMGLHNQEELIWATDRIADYSPLPLIIDADDCFGDVAQAYRTCRRLAKAGAAAILLEDTPNERGYARFGRAMEAATLAGKVDGNVDHPVVSQELWLAKIKAALDACAGTDCVVIARTESKLEKGLDDAIERCVRAEELGAEMTYVHGLRTLEECQKVAKALPGWKMFGDVATVGGKAFVELEDIAALGFNMVTMHYLEKGSMYGMMDFGRRVFADRSTRYSDEHTMGGYSREEQRQMLERDIGWMDAEEEWKKI from the coding sequence ATGTTTGATAAACGGCCCAGAACCACATTTCGCGAGCTCTTCTCCAAAGAGCAGGTTTTCACCCCCTGCGTTTGGGATTGCTATTCGGCCAAGGCGGCAGAAATGGCGGGGTTCAAGGCCATTCTCCTCAGTGGTGCATCGCTGGGTTTCAGCATGTCCGGCGTGCCGGATATGGGGCTGCACAATCAGGAAGAACTGATCTGGGCCACTGACCGCATTGCCGACTATTCACCTCTGCCGCTGATCATTGATGCCGATGATTGCTTTGGCGATGTTGCCCAAGCCTACCGGACATGTCGCAGGCTAGCAAAGGCCGGAGCGGCCGCCATTCTGCTGGAAGATACACCCAATGAGCGCGGCTATGCCCGCTTTGGCCGCGCCATGGAGGCCGCGACGCTGGCAGGCAAGGTGGATGGCAATGTCGATCACCCCGTGGTGTCGCAAGAATTGTGGCTGGCCAAGATCAAGGCAGCCCTCGACGCCTGCGCAGGCACGGATTGTGTGGTGATTGCCCGCACCGAATCCAAGCTGGAAAAGGGTCTGGATGATGCGATTGAGCGCTGCGTGCGGGCCGAAGAACTGGGCGCTGAAATGACCTATGTCCATGGTCTGCGCACGCTGGAAGAATGCCAGAAAGTGGCCAAAGCTCTGCCCGGCTGGAAGATGTTCGGCGATGTGGCAACTGTCGGCGGCAAGGCCTTCGTTGAGTTGGAAGATATCGCCGCCCTCGGCTTCAACATGGTCACCATGCATTATCTCGAGAAAGGCTCGATGTACGGCATGATGGATTTTGGCCGTCGTGTTTTTGCTGATCGCAGCACCCGCTATTCCGACGAGCACACCATGGGCGGCTATTCCAGAGAAGAGCAGCGCCAGATGCTGGAGCGCGACATCGGCTGGATGGATGCGGAAGAAGAATGGAAAAAAATCTGA
- a CDS encoding ABC transporter permease, with protein MQAMPYVKAISTRLLAGIPVFLLVTFGATALSNLAPGSPAQLILGDNATAEQVAALNQTYGYDLPVWERYLKWLGDLFHGDLGQTLFSQQPVLQVVMDRATVTFEVAALAMLVSMLGIPLAMFTASHPGKLTDRAFRSVASVVLAVPTFVIVVLLSYLFAIVLRWLPATGWVNFSENPLANLWYVALPVLCLSLHQTAYLYRVARNEFVTTLQEDFIQVARAKGLPLGYILFRHVLRPSMPQILTVMGLSLTYMLAGSFVVESYFAVPGIGWTVLTAVKSHDIPLVQAILSLTVVVFVTIFMLVDIGYAIIDPRVNVT; from the coding sequence ATGCAAGCCATGCCCTATGTAAAAGCCATCTCAACACGGCTTTTGGCCGGAATTCCCGTCTTCCTCCTCGTCACCTTTGGTGCGACGGCGCTGTCCAACCTTGCACCGGGATCACCGGCGCAGCTGATATTGGGTGATAATGCCACCGCTGAACAGGTGGCGGCTCTCAACCAGACCTATGGCTATGACCTGCCGGTTTGGGAACGCTATCTGAAATGGCTTGGCGATTTGTTTCACGGTGATCTTGGGCAAACGCTGTTTTCCCAACAGCCGGTTTTGCAAGTGGTGATGGATCGCGCCACTGTTACCTTTGAAGTCGCAGCTCTTGCCATGCTGGTGTCGATGCTTGGCATACCGCTTGCCATGTTCACCGCAAGCCATCCCGGCAAGCTCACCGACCGGGCCTTCCGCTCTGTGGCCTCCGTGGTGTTGGCCGTTCCAACATTTGTGATCGTGGTGCTTTTGAGCTACCTGTTTGCCATCGTGCTGCGCTGGTTACCTGCAACGGGTTGGGTCAATTTCTCCGAAAATCCGCTGGCCAATCTCTGGTATGTGGCCCTTCCAGTGCTATGCCTCAGCCTGCACCAGACGGCCTATCTCTACCGTGTGGCCCGCAATGAATTCGTCACCACCCTTCAAGAAGATTTCATTCAGGTGGCGCGGGCCAAGGGCCTGCCGCTTGGCTATATCCTGTTTCGCCACGTGCTGCGTCCATCCATGCCGCAGATCCTTACCGTCATGGGCCTGTCGCTCACCTATATGCTGGCCGGCTCCTTTGTGGTTGAGAGCTATTTTGCCGTACCGGGCATTGGCTGGACTGTGCTCACGGCGGTCAAAAGCCACGATATTCCGCTGGTGCAGGCGATTTTGTCGCTCACTGTCGTGGTCTTCGTCACCATCTTCATGCTGGTGGATATCGGCTATGCCATCATCGATCCACGGGTTAATGTCACATGA
- a CDS encoding ABC transporter permease: protein MSTPGTPSPSMADKNSDLSAIVRANMPWSARLRLPGASPFELVALGFLILLVLTAIFVNFIPGLVSPRFPYGDFSQPPEWSLNGLLGTDDIGRSILSRVLYGARASLMIVGVATCISVFAGLLLGMLAGFYRGIFERMVDLYANTMSALPSILVVLAFVTATGPSVLTIMLTLGILDIGTYARVAKAGVISQSNRDYVLAARAMGARDSRILLKEILPNLVPALTAVMPTLMAGLIITEGSLSFLGYGIPAPAPSWGGMIASSTDLLSRFPLLILGPVMAIILTVYAFNTVGDYFAQRLNSRERES, encoded by the coding sequence ATGAGCACGCCCGGCACTCCTTCACCATCAATGGCAGATAAGAACAGCGACCTGAGCGCGATTGTGCGAGCCAATATGCCATGGTCGGCCAGATTGCGGCTGCCGGGTGCAAGCCCCTTTGAGCTGGTTGCGCTCGGCTTTCTGATACTGCTGGTGCTGACCGCGATTTTTGTCAATTTCATTCCGGGACTTGTCAGCCCCAGATTCCCCTACGGCGATTTTTCCCAGCCGCCAGAATGGTCATTAAACGGGCTTCTGGGAACCGATGATATTGGCCGCAGCATCCTGTCGCGTGTGCTCTATGGGGCGCGGGCATCGTTGATGATTGTTGGCGTCGCCACCTGTATTTCAGTGTTCGCTGGCCTGTTGTTGGGCATGCTCGCAGGCTTCTATCGCGGCATTTTTGAGCGCATGGTTGATCTCTACGCCAATACAATGTCGGCTCTGCCGTCCATTCTGGTGGTATTGGCCTTCGTGACGGCCACAGGACCCTCGGTGCTGACGATTATGCTCACCCTTGGCATTCTCGATATCGGCACTTACGCCCGTGTTGCCAAGGCGGGTGTGATTTCCCAGAGCAACCGGGACTATGTTCTCGCCGCCCGCGCCATGGGGGCAAGAGATAGCCGGATTCTGCTGAAGGAAATCCTGCCCAATCTGGTCCCGGCTCTCACCGCTGTCATGCCCACCTTGATGGCAGGCCTGATTATCACCGAAGGATCATTGAGCTTTCTCGGCTATGGCATTCCGGCCCCGGCCCCCAGTTGGGGCGGCATGATTGCCAGCTCCACCGATCTGCTAAGCCGCTTTCCTCTGCTGATCCTTGGGCCGGTAATGGCCATTATTCTAACGGTCTATGCGTTCAACACCGTGGGGGATTATTTCGCCCAGCGTCTCAACAGCCGCGAGAGGGAGAGCTGA
- a CDS encoding ABC transporter ATP-binding protein translates to MASDISQPPILSCERMSCTIAAKPAPLQVLHDINFSVPRRTTLGIVGESGAGKSMLIKSIMGISPTPVRVEGRIVLDGIDLSTLKPKARSQMIGRKVGIVFQNPMTSLNPYATIGRQIEEAGRFHLGLSRTQAQERAIELLTVVGIADAKDCYGYFPHQFSGGMKQRIMIATALMCHPDLLIADEATTALDVTVQKEVLDLLQILQEERQMSMILVSHNLGVVAGRTDNILVLYGGHIVETGPTAEVFRNPRHPYTGALLSAMPRMDQPAHARLHTIPGQPPSLANQPKGCPFAPRCPSAQALCHEIMPPMTMDGDHHFACHFPLNDTSALREVSHG, encoded by the coding sequence ATGGCCAGTGACATCAGCCAACCTCCTATCCTGTCGTGCGAGCGCATGTCCTGCACAATTGCGGCAAAACCTGCCCCTTTGCAGGTGCTGCACGATATTAATTTCTCTGTCCCACGGCGCACAACACTGGGCATTGTTGGTGAGTCCGGTGCCGGAAAATCCATGCTGATCAAGTCAATCATGGGCATTTCCCCAACACCGGTGCGGGTTGAAGGGCGCATCGTTCTGGATGGAATTGATCTCTCGACCTTGAAGCCCAAAGCCCGCAGCCAGATGATTGGCCGCAAGGTTGGCATCGTCTTTCAAAATCCGATGACTTCGCTCAATCCCTACGCCACCATTGGCCGGCAGATTGAAGAAGCAGGGCGGTTCCATCTTGGCCTCAGCCGAACGCAAGCACAGGAACGGGCAATAGAGCTTCTGACGGTGGTCGGCATTGCCGACGCCAAGGATTGCTATGGATATTTCCCGCACCAGTTCTCCGGCGGCATGAAACAGCGCATCATGATTGCCACAGCCTTGATGTGTCATCCCGATCTGCTGATTGCCGATGAAGCCACCACCGCCCTCGATGTGACCGTGCAAAAGGAGGTTCTCGACCTTTTGCAAATCCTTCAGGAAGAGCGGCAGATGTCGATGATATTGGTCTCGCACAATCTGGGCGTTGTGGCCGGGCGCACCGATAACATTCTGGTGCTCTACGGTGGCCATATCGTGGAAACAGGGCCGACAGCCGAGGTGTTTCGCAATCCGCGCCATCCCTATACCGGGGCCCTGCTTTCGGCCATGCCAAGGATGGACCAGCCAGCCCATGCGCGGCTGCATACCATTCCCGGCCAGCCGCCCAGCCTTGCTAACCAGCCAAAAGGCTGTCCGTTTGCACCGCGTTGTCCGTCGGCGCAGGCACTTTGCCATGAGATCATGCCGCCAATGACCATGGATGGTGATCATCATTTTGCCTGTCATTTTCCGCTGAACGACACTTCTGCCTTGCGGGAGGTTTCCCATGGTTGA
- a CDS encoding ABC transporter ATP-binding protein → MVDPLLNVSGLSVDFSRGAKMMRAVDNVSFSLAPGETLGLVGESGSGKTTIGRALLRLLPQADTRWKGAVDYQGTDLAKLSSGDMRRMRGKLQMIFQDPLSSFNPRRRVEDIVAEGLVILGVAKPERDRRVRAALKDVGFDLDAVAGRTPHQFSGGQCQRIAIARALAVEPELIVCDEPVASLDVSVQAQVINLLQDIRETRKLALIFISHDLAVVKNVSDRVAVLYRGRIVEIGLGEEIYALPAHPYTRTLLEAVPVVDASRKVTPERKRMEVPSRNQPLSGCAFRTRCPRATELCANKEPVLRLAFRGQMVACHHPHDEPVSA, encoded by the coding sequence ATGGTTGACCCGTTGTTGAACGTCTCCGGCCTGTCCGTCGATTTTTCGCGTGGGGCTAAGATGATGAGGGCCGTTGATAACGTGTCTTTCTCTTTGGCTCCGGGGGAAACACTGGGCTTGGTCGGCGAAAGCGGCAGTGGCAAAACCACCATCGGGCGAGCGCTGCTCAGGCTGTTACCGCAGGCCGACACCCGATGGAAAGGTGCTGTAGACTATCAAGGCACTGACCTTGCAAAGCTCTCCAGCGGAGACATGCGGCGCATGCGCGGCAAGCTGCAAATGATCTTTCAAGACCCGCTCTCCTCCTTCAATCCACGTCGCCGGGTTGAGGATATTGTGGCCGAGGGCTTGGTAATCCTGGGCGTTGCAAAGCCTGAGCGCGACAGGCGCGTGCGTGCGGCGCTCAAGGATGTGGGTTTTGATCTGGATGCTGTTGCGGGCCGCACCCCGCATCAGTTCTCCGGCGGCCAGTGCCAGCGCATTGCTATTGCCCGGGCGCTGGCCGTGGAACCCGAGCTGATTGTCTGTGACGAGCCGGTGGCATCGCTGGATGTGTCGGTTCAGGCGCAGGTGATCAACCTGTTGCAGGACATCCGCGAAACCCGCAAGCTTGCGCTGATCTTCATTTCCCATGATCTGGCCGTGGTAAAAAATGTCAGCGACCGCGTGGCCGTACTCTACCGCGGCAGGATCGTTGAGATCGGCTTGGGCGAGGAGATTTATGCGCTCCCGGCTCATCCCTATACGCGCACATTGCTAGAGGCTGTTCCCGTCGTTGATGCCAGCCGGAAAGTCACACCTGAGCGCAAGCGTATGGAAGTGCCATCCAGAAACCAGCCGCTCAGTGGCTGCGCTTTTAGGACCCGATGCCCGCGTGCCACGGAGCTTTGCGCCAATAAAGAGCCGGTGCTGCGATTGGCGTTTCGGGGCCAGATGGTTGCCTGTCACCACCCGCATGATGAACCGGTATCAGCATGA
- a CDS encoding TIGR02444 family protein — METADDFANNAWTAMCNLYRAPNVAQFCIRLQDGYGIDVPLLLLLFYADQQGIGTDIQDLNAFLTDATSWREDVVKPLRTIRQGMKGRYTEHDEVQLRETVKALELRAEQVHVSRLARSFMSHAKPTDESQATETYLESCGVPEGQRGAALLFFQAAAHGAHIQNHDQGRRLL, encoded by the coding sequence ATGGAAACTGCTGATGACTTTGCAAACAATGCCTGGACGGCCATGTGCAATCTCTATCGCGCGCCGAACGTCGCGCAGTTTTGTATTCGCTTGCAGGATGGTTACGGCATTGATGTGCCGCTGTTGTTGCTGCTGTTTTATGCCGATCAGCAAGGAATCGGCACGGATATCCAAGATTTGAATGCATTCCTGACGGATGCGACTTCATGGCGTGAGGATGTTGTGAAGCCGCTGCGGACCATACGTCAGGGCATGAAGGGCCGCTACACGGAGCATGATGAGGTTCAGCTCCGTGAGACGGTCAAGGCACTGGAATTGCGGGCGGAACAAGTACACGTCTCACGCCTCGCCCGCAGTTTTATGTCCCATGCAAAACCAACAGATGAGAGCCAGGCAACCGAAACCTATTTGGAAAGCTGCGGTGTGCCTGAGGGGCAGCGTGGGGCAGCGCTTCTGTTTTTTCAAGCCGCTGCCCATGGCGCACATATTCAAAATCATGACCAAGGAAGAAGGCTGCTATGA
- a CDS encoding dihydroorotase, translating into MSDFDRVVRGTLVTEDGITENGFVAIRDGIIAALGSGSAPAAREVDDFGSALILPGIIDGQVHSRSQKDQEDFIWSTRSAAAGGVTTIVDMPYDAGGKLICTAELLTEKAESAAEQARVDFALYGTIRPSDGPKHIAEMADAGAAGFKFSTFETDPNRFPRIPTPLLYAAFAEVAKTGLIAGVHNENDECVKVWSEAVKATGRTDYLTHGESRPPIAETLAIAEVYEIAAATGCPAHIVHCSVGRGYELAQAYRAQGVDATIEACIHYLVCSEEEDVSRLLGRAKCNPPIRSAKEREKLWQHLAAGHITIVSTDHVSWSLAAKSATVMLENSSGMPGLEVLASLLLDGLTDRGLPLTFAAKLLCGNPARLFRLTAQKGALSIGLDADIAVFAERPRIYDAAASGHNVVGWSPYEGKRIRHTAIATFLRGQMIYDGKDVLAAPGTGRFIKPTRALSKVA; encoded by the coding sequence ATGAGTGATTTCGACAGAGTGGTGCGCGGAACCCTCGTGACCGAGGACGGGATCACTGAAAATGGCTTTGTGGCCATCCGCGACGGTATCATCGCAGCCCTTGGAAGCGGTTCGGCTCCAGCAGCCAGAGAGGTCGATGATTTCGGCTCGGCGCTGATTCTGCCCGGCATCATTGATGGGCAGGTTCATTCCCGCTCGCAAAAGGATCAGGAGGATTTTATCTGGTCCACCCGATCCGCTGCGGCAGGTGGCGTCACCACAATCGTCGACATGCCCTATGATGCTGGCGGAAAATTGATCTGCACGGCAGAGCTTTTGACAGAAAAGGCCGAAAGTGCAGCCGAGCAGGCCCGTGTGGATTTTGCGCTCTACGGCACCATTCGCCCCTCTGATGGCCCGAAGCACATTGCTGAGATGGCAGATGCAGGGGCGGCAGGCTTTAAATTTTCAACCTTTGAGACCGATCCAAACCGTTTTCCGCGCATTCCAACGCCACTGCTCTATGCCGCCTTTGCTGAAGTGGCCAAGACCGGATTGATTGCCGGTGTTCACAACGAAAATGACGAATGCGTCAAGGTGTGGAGCGAAGCGGTGAAGGCCACAGGCCGCACGGACTATCTGACCCATGGAGAAAGCCGTCCACCGATCGCCGAAACACTGGCCATCGCCGAGGTTTATGAAATTGCAGCCGCCACCGGATGCCCGGCCCATATCGTGCATTGCTCGGTTGGGCGCGGCTATGAGCTCGCGCAAGCCTACCGCGCCCAAGGTGTGGACGCGACCATTGAGGCCTGCATCCATTACCTCGTGTGTAGCGAGGAGGAAGACGTGTCGCGTCTGCTGGGTCGCGCAAAATGCAATCCGCCCATTCGTTCCGCCAAGGAGCGTGAGAAGCTCTGGCAGCATCTTGCAGCAGGCCATATCACCATAGTCTCTACCGACCATGTATCATGGAGCCTTGCGGCAAAATCCGCGACTGTGATGCTGGAAAATTCTTCCGGCATGCCGGGTCTTGAGGTGCTCGCAAGCCTGCTGCTGGACGGGCTGACAGATCGCGGCCTGCCACTCACCTTTGCCGCAAAACTGCTGTGCGGTAATCCGGCCCGGCTGTTTCGCCTGACGGCCCAAAAAGGCGCGCTGTCTATTGGTCTGGATGCGGATATTGCGGTCTTTGCAGAGCGGCCAAGAATTTACGATGCGGCGGCCAGCGGCCATAACGTGGTGGGTTGGAGCCCCTATGAGGGCAAGCGTATCCGCCACACGGCCATTGCAACCTTTCTGCGCGGCCAGATGATTTATGACGGCAAGGATGTTCTGGCAGCACCCGGAACGGGCCGCTTTATCAAGCCCACCCGCGCCCTATCAAAAGTAGCTTGA